CATATGGTGTTTCTATGGCTCAACAGTATACTCCTGTGCGTGCAGCTTTACCAACAGTTTTGATTTTGTCTGGTAGCATACCGACTGGAATGTTTTTGGCTTCCTTGGTAGgtgtttttcatcatttctttgaTGTTATAGATTCTGGGGATTACGCTAATTCCTAACAAGTAACGCAGTTATTCATTTCGATTTAAAATGCTATACCAACCAGAAATCTAAACAGATGCAGTCTATTCAAATCGGCATGAGACCTGAGCTAATTCTGTAAGCTTTTGTACTTGAAGTGTAGCAGAAATCGCGTGCGAATTTTTAGGTCGATCACTTCGATTCGGATTCAATCATGTTTCGCTTTGTATTGGAGGGTTTGGCCGCTGGTACATTTGTATATGTTGCGTGCGTAGAGATGCTTAGCGCCGAATTACGGCAttctcatcatcatcattccGATGGTAATGAACATCATGAAGATCGTGCTCAACCACCGTCGACCTATCAGGTAAGATCCACTGCTGTTTTTGCGTTTTAGAAGAAACTGAATTGTCGAAGTTCCAAATATTCATGTTCTCAGGGTCTTATGAAGGCGACTGCAGTAGTTTTtggtgtgtttttgttttggagcTTGCAAATTGCTCGTGGTGGACATCATTAGCGTGATCCATGATTTCGTGATTTATtggctttatttatttattctctattGTTATAACAGTGTTGCAactctttcaaatatttcttgttatttacTTTGTGCCAATAGTTGGCCTCCGACTTCTTCATGGTCCTATCTTTCCTGTAactattcttctttctttcttgcaaTATTGAACATCCTAGCAGtaccttcttttcttgttgatCTCCTACCTATTTTTAGGGTTTCCTCTTGTAAAACATTTTGAGCTAATGGTTCTAGTCTGTTGGTGGCATAAATTGTaacatattttgtattttctgttttcgatTTGTTGTTTGGTACCTTCCTTTCTGTTGCTAACCTCATGAGCATGCGTTGTCCGGTTTGGTTTCCGTCGCAGCAGTTTTAATAAATATGTGGTCACTTTTTTGGAACCGGCAATGTGTCTAGCTTTCAAATAATCTATCctgattttttctatcatgGACATGGATGCTGCACTGGGATGTAGTCGTTGTTTAGGTTTTTGCATAGGCTTTAATGGGTTTTGTTATCTCTTCAAGCGATACGTATGACATTGTTGACGAGCGTGCGTACTACAACGACTTGTACGAAGGATTAGGGTACAATAGAAAAagttgcaacttttttttctgctattcaGCAGAAACTATTGTAACCTTCTGTTTCGAATCTAGATAGTGTTCAGAGTGATGTTAAACGAAAGCCTTTTTCTTATCAATGGTCCATTCCTAATGGATAGCCAATTTGAAGCTATGAAGAGGGAAGGACGGCGCAttcgaaagagaaagaaaccgAGTACCACCATGAACGAAACTAGTGAAGTGGGTCAAATTAATGAGACTTGTAAATTTAAGACAAAACCTTTCGATGTAATAGGTAGagtatgttatattattatatagaaCAAAATTGGCTCGCCTGAGTATGTGGCTCAGAGAAAGTGGCAAATAAATTACACGAAAATGGCATGTTACTTCTCATTTTTACCTTAAACATCTGCTTTTCTCCGTACAAGCTACGAGTTCTTCATTGCTTAGGAAGTTGCTGCTATTGAGAAAATATCGAGAGAAATCCGAGAAGTAGGGCAACGTAGCGGTTACTTCTGCAGCCAGTTGATCCATGACAACAACCGTGTTGCAAAAGCCGCAGCTCATGAGGTTGTGAATCGGAGTATTGTGTTCTATAGGCCGAAAACAATCTCCTCTGCAGAGATTACAATTCTTGAAGATAACAGGTATGCCGTTTCATCTGCATATGTGACAGTTCTCCAGTAGTTTCTTTACGACTCTCAGTTTTCAAAGAAGCAGGGCCGATAAGCGGAGTTTTGATTGAGAGCTTTCAAATTGTCTACTGCTctatttctttggtttttgtgGGTCTGAAGAAACTAGAGGGTGATCTTTTCCCAGTATTCCATATTTAGAGCCCTTAATTCCCATATTTGTAGTTTTCCTATGTTCCCTGCACGCTGGACTTCCGATCTCTTAGTTTTCACACGTTTTCctctatagtagggtcaaaacgacataaaacacggtgcaattgcgtaagcggctacgttCGAAGCAATGCGGAGGACCGGTGCGGCGGTAAGGATCCGTAGCGGAACCCTATTAGCTTCATCTATCGCTGcagctcgcgatggtcccacgccGATTCCGACCTCCACCGCAGTCGGAACCACTATCAATTCtagagcagccgcttacgaaGCTCttcgtggttcatgtcgttttgaccctgttACACATCTTGATTTTTATAtcctattatatttattatttctattatttcctattatattatattatatttcagTGATTTCATTGTTGATCGTGAATATTGTATGCTTAATTCATGGTACAGAAATTCAAGCGACTCATGTATCCGCTTAAATGTGTCAAGTTAgctcatttaatttttcttatataggaaggattctctgaaaagaAGCACGAAACTTTGATTTAGAGTCTGAAGGTGAACGTTCATCTACTTACTACATGCCACCCCGGTCAACATTTCACATAGGCGCTGTCtcagatttgaaaaattttgctgcATTGAAtggtaatttgaaaaatatagttTGAATTGTTAAATGATGGCTATTACTTGATTCAGTCATCATTTAtcccactttttcttcttgattttcgTCCTTCATTTCTGAGGTATATTCAGGGGAAACATTCGACTTAATGGTAATGGATCCTCCTTGGGATAATCTTTCAGTGAAAAGGCAGCGGAGGTATGGCAGATTGTGATTTACTTTGAGATTGAGCTTTGCTTATCAGTGTTTTGTAGACGTGTACGACTATAATCTTTCTGTAGTGGGTTGTGTTTTCTGctctgcagaagaaaaaaaaaaagccttttgCTTGTTCTGAGGCttgtagaatttttaaagaaaattttcagctaTGTCGTTAGTGATACAGCCATATCTTCGATTGACATGGAGTGTCTAGCGTCTGATGGTTTGGTTGCTATCTGGGTCACTAACCGAAAAGGTAGTTGTTGTCTAAAATATCCTAATAAGGAGATGTTCCAGAATTTCCAGGGTTCCTTGGACATTTATAGATTAGGAGGGTTATGAAATGTTtactttcttgttttgttgtcagaaaaaaaaaaacaaaatttttgacaaGAACTATGAGCGTATGTTCTTTCGAAACTACTACGTCTATCAAACTAGTATCCGACTCCCATTTAGCGGCAGTTTATGTAGTTTTGATTCCTAACTTCTGCTTATTTCCATCAGTACTATATGTTGCAGGTATTGATCAGGACCTTGATGTTCATTTGCAAAGATGGGGCTTACAAAGTATTACTGCTTTTTTCTGGTTAAAGGTAAGGGAACGTGGATACttcagccgcttacgcaggtGCATCAAGGTTTATGTCATTTTTACTCGACCATAGAACGTAGGAACGATTGAAGGATTCTGTTCATACTCAATGACCAAATTTATTGGTGCTCAGAGCACATGTACGAAACACGTGTATTAAATGAttcttttgtggattttggcTACAATGTTTCCATTGAAATGGTCCAAAAACCCAATACATTCGCGCAAATAGTTTAAATACACTGGTCTGGTCGAAACGAACTACCTGAGGTGAAGTGCGGTTGCGTAAACCCTTGCAGAAATGGGACCCTCAGTAGCTCCTACTGAGGTGTGAAGCTGAGCGAAGGTCCTACTGCGTCATTTCGAGCCCTATcctgtacgcaattgcaccataaGTGAAGCAgttttgaaccgactgtaTATCCTGACAATCGTTCTCTTTTATTCTCTTGGTTGAGTTCGTTCGttggtaaaatgtagttgggtgaGGGTGAGCACTCATTGGCGCCcgtatttctcgaagtaaataatttaatcaatcggaggtttgaggcttaagcattagtcttagaggaccTATGACGTGTAAACTAAGGTtagtaggagaaaaaagtaagttagagcgtcgagaaataagggcgctacTGAATGGCCCACtctaactacattttccccttcattcattaatttcctctgttttttttttattttaggtcACGAAAGAAGGCGATCCTGTCTGTAGCTTTAACGCTTCTCATAAGTTACCATATGAGAAGTTAGTGTTAGCATGCCGCACCGAAGCTGCATCCATTTAtgagtccatttcttccgcTAACGGGAATGTTTTTGCGAGGTAATGCTCCTATCGTATTCAATCAGAGGGAACGTTTCAGTTCCAAGCGTTTGGAAATATCGTTTTACTACGTCATTCATTTCaaagtttcctttttgtttttgcagttcTCGAGATGCAAATTAGAATTATTCACTTTCAATGAAAGCGAAATATGATACTTCTAACATTTTCAGCGTTCCAATGGCACTACCTTCTCGAAAACCACCCGTCGTACCCATTCTAAAACGGTACGGGATTTGTCCCACTCGGTAAGCGAGAAATTTCGATGTTTCAGTTCATTTAAGTGTTTTGTTTGATGCCCAAAAATTACCTCAATACTGTATAGAAGTTTCCTAAACTTGATTCCTATTGAACTTATTGCATGTTGAAAATGAATGTAGTGATATATTCATTCAAGAATAACTGAATTCGCCCTCATCCGTggtcttcttctctttctttgacTTGAAAAGGTATAGAATTACTTAGTTATAGGTGCGTTGAGCTTTTCGCCAGATGTCTACAGCCGAATACAGTATCTATCGGATTTGAGTCACTTCTCTTGCAGTCATCAGCCTGCTTTGTTCCCATGGAGATGAAGGATGTGGTGAATTCTTCAACTGCTGAATAAGTTCCAATGAAATCTTCATGTCATGCGTTTGATTCCCGAATATGTTTGTATATAGGTTCTGAAATTTGTCCTCGACGTGACAGCGGCACTTGCATTTTGCGATTTTGTGTTTTCATTTCGCTTGAATTTGTAAAATATAATCTCTAGAGCTCCTCGTCAGGAATCCAGGAAATTGAGCTGAGACGAAAAGACATTAACCAGGAAAGTTTTGTACATGGATATTTTACATTTGTATTTAACGTTGTATGTTTAATAGGAGTAAAAGATGAACTCGAGAAATTTAGGATGTCTAAGGCGTTTTCTTTCGGGTACTTTTTTAATGTCTGAATGTGGGAATGTTTCGTATGAATTCTCCTCTTCAAGAAATTATACAAATCCCTCATTTCCCCATGTATGAATCGGGAGAGAGGGCGTCGAATCGTCCTCATATAGTAGCCGTTATCCTTTCATCTTTCACTTCATATCTGCTTAGCAATCTTTAGCATTTTCCAAATGAGTAAATGTAAGGAATCTCCTGATTTCGATTTCGACTCGTCGAAAAGTGACCGACAGACTCATTACCATTGAAGAAAACTTCTCAGAAAAGaacgcacacacacaacaTACAAATGCTTACAACATACAAACATAGCGAACTCGTTCaacaaacatattttttgattaGAGTTGAGCATTTGAGAGATTTCGCACTTACAGATTCGTATTTGGAGTTACACTATGACTATGCATTGAAACGTTGTATTTAATtagatttcaataaaatt
This is a stretch of genomic DNA from Necator americanus strain Aroian chromosome II, whole genome shotgun sequence. It encodes these proteins:
- a CDS encoding hypothetical protein (NECATOR_CHRII.G4428.T1) encodes the protein MGFVISSSDTYDIVDERAYYNDLYEGLGVMLNESLFLINGPFLMDSQFEAMKREGRRIRKRKKPSTTMNETSEEVAAIEKISREIREVGQRSGYFCSQLIHDNNRVAKAAAHEVVNRSIVFYRPKTISSAEITILEDNSDFIVDREYCMLNSWYRNSSDSCIRLNVSKSEGERSSTYYMPPRSTFHIGAVSDLKNFAALNGETFDLMVMDPPWDNLSVKRQRSYVVSDTAISSIDMECLASDGLVAIWVTNRKGIDQDLDVHLQRWGLQSITAFFWLKVTKEGDPVCSFNASHKLPYEKLVLACRTEAASIYESISSANGNVFASVPMALPSRKPPVVPILKRYGICPTRCVELFARCLQPNTVSIGFESLLLQSSACFVPMEMKDVVNSSTAE
- a CDS encoding hypothetical protein (NECATOR_CHRII.G4428.T2), with protein sequence MGFVISSSDTYDIVDERAYYNDLYEGLGVMLNESLFLINGPFLMDSQFEAMKREGRRIRKRKKPSTTMNETSEEVAAIEKISREIREVGQRSGYFCSQLIHDNNRVAKAAAHEVVNRSIVFYRPKTISSAEITILEDNSDFIVDREYCMLNSWYRNSSDSCIRLNVSKSEGERSSTYYMPPRSTFHIGAVSDLKNFAALNGETFDLMVMDPPWDNLSVKRQRSYVVSDTAISSIDMECLASDGLVAIWVTNRKGIDQDLDVHLQRWGLQSITAFFWLKVTKEGDPVCSFNASHKLPYEKLVLACRTEAASIYESISSANGNVFASVPMALPSRKPPVVPILKRYGICPTRCVELFARCLQPNTVSIGFESLLLQSSACFVPMEMKDVANSEQIRAAGESPTVIFTDDRNATATLTQVPFTHLPPVLPQPNALRGGGKVKDKGLRRFAEQCPTYSSLAVSSGTGFCYGSWKERV